AGCACAAACAATCCAAAACCCAGGAATGAAACCAGAAAATACCAAGCAGTTCACAGACAGGAGCAGAATGTATTCAGAAATGAGACAGGAGATTagattttctgatttctgttCCCCAGATTCTCAAATAAAGACACTCAGAACCTCAATTAAACAGTAACAAACTGATTCTGATTTTCAGTAGTAAAGAAGACCTCACTTTTTCAGTATTTAGCTCTCAACCTATTGAACCCTTTTAGGGTAAAACTCAGCTTGTATTTCACTATTAAACTCTGAATTTCTGATGTCAGAATCCAGCCTAGACTTTCTTACTCTACAACTCTGACCCTTTCAGATTCCCAACCCCTTaagatttccagaatgttttccTTCTTAAGGTCTGCCCAAAAGAACAGCCAGACCAGACTCAAAAGCTTGAAAAAGAACTGATTTTCTGCTCCCAAAAACCAGCCCTCAAACTGTGTAAAAAAACTTGTACTGTGTAAAACCTCTCCTCTCCAGTTTTTTTTTAGAATCCTTCCTAAATCTGTCCtaagtgactctatttataaccaaacaCTAACCCTGCCCCCTCTACCCTATCAgattttctgcccatgatattcctttACAGCCCATTATCAAGTGTCATATGCCCAAAGGTATGGGCAGCTCATAATATTCAATTAATCCCCCATGcttttatgttttgttccccactaatactaaacaattcattagtttaatggtactttaatacttagtggatagaacactcaaactacctatttcttcctgttttcaattcccaaattaccctctaaagccctgaaattactgtcctaccccaacccctttcaatctgtaccaaatCCATTAgatataaccaattcaactaagtTAAGAATCCTAACCATTGACTAAGCTAAGGCTCAAAGGTGAACTCAAGTCCAATTCATATCAGACCCCAAACATTGTTATTTAACTCAGCAAACTCAAACAACAAATGaattcaaaccagatcaaaataGCATTGCAACAAAATGAAGGACATGGTGATTCAGGGAATAAACTAAACATAATTCCATGTTAAACCTAAATACGAACAACACTGTAAATACATTAAATGAAAACACTGAATTCATAAACAAAGTGATGGGCAATCACAGATGACATACTTTAAACTTACAGTAATAGCGAGCAATTACGGGAATAGCTACAGTTTATACAAAACTTACTAATACTGACGGATTCGAATCATTCAAGaagacaaagaagaaacaaaatacaGAGTAAGCACAAAACGTTAGAATTTaacaaaaaataagaaaggaGTGGAGGATGAATTTACTGAACAAAACtaatagaaaaaagaaaataaaacgaACCTATCAATTAAATGGCGCCTGGGTTCGAACCTCCGATGCCTTTTGGACTTGGGTCCAAGACGGACCCTAGTCGAGTGTTCCTGGACGAGAACAcattcgactaaggtctgttttgACCTCAGTCTCTGAACTATCTTCAGATCGCCATTCTGAAACCCTTGATTCGAGACTTCCCGGGGTGATTCGACGCAGACTAAGGGTGGTTTgggaacgagggaggtcagggggtgccagggtgtgagtttggtggcatatgaacggattagggtttgggtcgattcctttgacctaagattcgaggagcttgggggtgattcgaaggaaactgagtgtgggactggaacgaggaagtcttggggaagctgtggtgtgaaaTTGGAGGCTGTTGGACGAGATAGGGTTCCGGCCTGATTTTCGACCTAGATTCAAAGCACATggctgggattcgagggataaacgttagggattcggaatggggaggtcgaggggaatcaaTGGTGTAatgatggggtcgtttggaccaccggaaccgccgtgaggcgattttcggtgggtgGAGGACGGTGGTTGAAGGCGGCGGGTGTTTGGGGCATGTTTCTAGGTCAGAGACGAAGGTGAAgggggggtatggcttagggggcgGAGTATGGTTTAGGAATATATAGCGAGGTGAGGAtttaatcttggccgttggatcattcatgatcaacggccttgatcaCTTTACTAaggaggaacggtgtcgtttggagtagtactggggcggtcTGGGTATTCGAGTGACGGGTCGAGGTCGGGTTGGGTCAAGGCTTTAGGACCGTTGATCAAGTTAATTTCAACGGTCCCGATTGAAaggcctgaaacggcgtcgtttggttgaggctggagacggactggattggggcgggtattgggTTGACTTGGGGTGACATTGGGCCTggattttttccttttaaaactggcccagtccgaaaTGTTTTACCCTTCCTCTCTTGTTTCCTCTTTTCCCTTTTACTTTCTTTAACTCCTCATTAccccaaaaattctaaaataaattgtaaagccaaaattaACCTAGAAAATACTAATcaacccttaataataattatcacacacaattaaatatcaataataaataaaatcacacaatttgacattaaatgctaaaatgcaaagtaaattatttttttgtgatttttcattttcgtaaaacCAATCActggttaattaatcctaaattgtaaatgcgaatgcaacacatatattttttgtatttttcttgatccaagtagaaataaacatgcacagacaaaacacaaataaatcataaacaacacaaaaccattttattttgattttttttggaatagttctcatagggcaaaaatcacgtgctcacagtccaaacggtcagatgaaccgtgtccatatagaatagtcgagcctcgatggcaaaacatgtactcatgtatcaattatttgaagaagcattctgtttatatcaaaacactttgtgtTTCAAAATAAGTCTACTATTATAAGAAGCTCTCACTTATAATCCTACGGGAAACGACTCAAGAGCCGGAATGCAAATACACCCCCAAATACTTGGGGACTATCATCGATAGTTAGCACAACCGAGTCATCGAAAACTCgaactcataagacctcaaagaggcatcccctcAAAACAAAGGACAAGGCcaatatactcggggactaacttttCGGACAAGTTCGAaaagttatcgggaaacaagCCCAAGTAacatacccgaaggctacgaccatattaaagactacggtcatataaaaaggctacggccaaaataaTACAACTCGGAGACGTCCTACTTCCGCTATAAGTTAAATGCGTTCAAATACTTTAAAAAAatggttaaatcaggctaccctcggcaaaagcaaaatataaagggCTTTGATAAATTCATCCCTCGACtaatttaaaggcttcgataacatcagccttcgagaaaacctcaagaggtattcgattatgtTTCACAAACTAGTTACTAATAAGATTCCGATACGTCGAACCTTTAAAAAACCCAAACGGGtacaaaaaatacatgctaaggaATACAAAAATTTTCattaagtcttttagccgaaaagagggaAACATTATAGCCACTTTAGAGCCCGAAtcggcccaacttaaagagcctaagggccgatgtaTGAGAGCCTAAGGTCCAACTTAAAAAGGATTAAGGGCCAAAACATATAGAGGTTGAGATCCCGTTCTCACTCAACTCAAACTCGAGAATTTCGACATCCTGAGCTCACATCAAATAAATTTAAACTTAGCTCGAGGATTAATAAAACCTTAAGGGGTATTGTATCAACCAATaaaaaaaacctaagggtttattatgttcTGATTTCAGTACTCGGACTGATCATTTAAGTTATACAATAAAATTTCTCACAGATAAAGACAAAACGGAATTCAACACAAATTAGAGATAAAGCAAAAAGGTTCCTTATATTCACAAGAGTTGATTTACAAAGTATATTTACAATGCCCACGAGAAGCCCTTgcacaaaaaagaaaaggagaacctAATCTATTTTCGGGGTCACATCCCTTGGAGCGTCATCCTCAGGAACTGCACCTTCGGTAGCTTTATCTTCGAGAACCCCCTCTTCTTTGGAGGAATCTTCTTCACCTTCCCCGTCCCCAGAGCCACTCACAACATCCTCGTCATCGGAAGAGACAAGAAACCTGGCATCGATTTCCCGCGCCTTTGCTTCGGCTATCTCTTCAGCAAGGTCGAATCCTCGGGCGTGGATTTCTTTGAGAGTCTCCCTCTGGGCTTGGCACTTGGACAAATCATTACTCCATTTTTTTTCGGTCGGAGGCCTCCCTCCGCTCCGCTTGAACAACTTCAGCATCTCTTAAGTACACGACAATGGTCTTGTCAGTCGTGGCCTTCATCTTCCAACTTCAGCCTTTGCGTGTGCAGCTTTGGCCCGGGCTCTAGAAAGCTCCGCCTCTAACTCCTCGATTTTCTTGGACTGGGCCAAACCCTTCACTTTAAGGCCTCAGAGTTGAGTTTCAGCTGAGGTCAGTTGGGCTGTAACAACTTTCTTATCGGCAGCGAGCTGATCTatattctttttccatctatggtAGTCAGCCCTAACTTGGTCAACCTTGCCCCGAAGTTTCCCAATCATCTCCAACTTCTGCTGCAGCTGAGACACCAAAGTATTAGCCTCCGAAGTAAGGTCAATAAGGCCATACTCTGTTAAAATTACAGTTACCTGCTCATCTAGCTCGGTCTCATTTTTTTGAGCTTGGCCAATTCAGCCCGAAGGTCCTTAAGCTCTTCCTCCTTTTGGCCACATAGGAGCCTCACAGCCTTCTCTTCACCTGAAACTTTCCTGAGCTCGGCCTTACATAGGCTCAGCTCAGCTCTAAACTTGGCAATGGCCTATACATGAAATGAAGACATATCAATCaaaggaaaggaaagaaagaaaaacttataACAATGAACGTTAGTATTTACCCGAGAGAGGAGATGTTGAGCCTCTTCGAAGATGGTGGATGCATCATTAAGGTCGGTGGCATCATCAACCCCGACAAAGCAACCCTGAAAGGGGACTTCTTCAAGGACCTTGCTTGGATCGGGCGTACGTAGAGCGTTAGCATCTTCGATTGCCTCCTCGGAATAAGATGGTAGAGAAAGAGAGTGACCCATTGTCATGGCCCCGAGTTCCTCACTTGAGGCTCTTTGATTAGCATCGGCCCTCTCAGCACGTGTCCCCTCCGGCATGTTTGGTGAAAGAGGAGGGAAAATTTCAATCTCGGGGGACTCAAGGGTTTTACCTGAGTCTTTCTTCGGAGTTCCTTCACCAGGAGGAAAAGTTTCAGGTTTTGAGGGTTCGGCGGCCTCGACTGGTTTCCTAGTTTGGGGCACCAGCGCCGATTCTGCGCCCCCGTTCTCCTCATCCTTTGGGAGTTGAATAGCAGAATCCAACTCCACGTGGGCAggtttcttccttgacttctgaGTAGGGGGCGACTCGTCCTAGGTATCTTCGGGTTTTGATGCCCTCTTTCTTTTACTATCCTTCTTCGATTTCGGTATCGAGGACACAGTCTTCTCCCCGGACCCAGTCCTCGAGTTCCGAGATAGAGTGAGGTGTCCAAGAAGCAGCTGCAAATAcgattaaaatattatgaaatgaGGAAGTTGAGTATGTATAGACATTGAGAAGAAGGGAACCACTTACAATTAAAATTCCATCTTTCTAGGAACGACATTTTGTCCCGAGGAATGACATCCGAAGTCCTCACTCTGATGAATCTACTCATCCAACCTCGATCTTCGTCTTCATCGTTGCTAGCAAAGAAGGCTTTCTTTGTCCGACATTGCAGCTTGATGAGCCCTCGGAATAGCTGGGGCCGATACAACCGAATAAGATAGTTGAGGGTGAATTCCAACCCCTCGGCCTTTCCAGAAAAATAGCGCAGCATGGTCATGATGCGCCAAAAGGAGGGGTGGATCTGACCAAGGGTGACCTCGTATTTTTTACAGAAGTTGATCACTACCGGGTTGAGGGGACCCAGTGTGAAAGGATAAGTGTAAACGCTTAAAATCCCTCCACGTGGGTAGTGATGCTCTTCTCGGGGCCCGGGATCTCAACCACAACCTCATCTCCCCAGCCACAGTCCTTCTTCAAATCTTTGAGGTACTTCTCCGATATCAAACTAATGTATCGAAATGCATGCTCGCATCGGCCTGGGACATCGGGGGATTTTCAATATTGAAGTCCTTCTTAATCACGCAAGGGTCGGGGGTGATTTCTTCAAGAGTCGGCGACACCACCGATTTGGCCGGCTAGGATGTAGAAGAAGATGACACTTTATCTTTTTTGGGGAACTAATTTGGAAGTTTTAGCCATGACTCTAAGCTAAAGAACACGGACGGTGGCAGAACGTGGTGTTTTACAAGAACTTGGCATTTTTCGGTGCTTAAAGGGGCAGTGGAAACAACTGATTGTAAGAAGAGATGAAGAAGTGAAAGATGAgatgaaagaataaaaaattttaTTCAAAGGAATAGCCTTATATTTATAAAAGGGCGACGACGGTTCGGCGGTACTAGTGGACGACCAGTACTGACGTGCATTTAATGTTTTAGGGAAGCGGACCGACGGCACGTTTCAGTCACTTCGAGTGCCTGGGTCATAGAGATGACATCATCGTTATGGACTCtgaaaatcgaggttcaaaccgtttcttatcatcttattctaagaaatgcggggactatctatatacggtcaaaatcatatgcctcTGATTTATAGGCTCGATGGTCCGTCCTAAGCTCGAGTCTGGGTGAGGTCGAGGTCGAGATCGATGGACCAAACTCGAGCTCGAAGACAGAGTGCAATGCCCGAAGATAGGAATACCGGGGCCAAGTATGCTCAACCccgaaatagtaccgttatggatttgtaacaaaatgagctagattcctgtcacgtccccaagatcatggcgcaaatcccggaataggattgtacgattccgtactaggcggttagacagctgtaccaagaatattccttactgtaaatagaaatataccttatttagggtttccctattatataaaggggaccccaatcattttgtaaCATGATTTATTCATTGAGAAAAAAGATATACTCTCTACTTTTCCGCctactgttcatcagaattgtcctttagctctactgctcttactttacttttcttgctttattgtttttattattctaaGCCCACCTCGAGGTCACTACTGCTGAGTAgtattggtttgattcacttatttctttcatttctacttcgtATTTCTTGATTatcaattggtattgaactaaatcacatatctttaaaatcactaatcaaatttaattgttactcgtatgtTCGAGGTAAACACTTTACCTATACACATTACATGAACCAAAAAGGTAAAGGAATAGTTAGTTTTTGTGCTGCAATTTTACGCTGTACACTGCTTTTCCTCATAGATATACAAAAGTAAAGCCAAGAAGTTCATGCGCAAGTAATATCCCTACAGGCATTCATTCATTTAAAAAAACTATGGAAAGCAAAtgtaacaatgtccaaataggtGATACACTGATAGTCCTACAGATGATGCAGTAATTTTCTATGCGCAAATTATTGGAATTTATAGTTGCTGGATATTTACATGTATAAATGGGACTGGATCAATGATTGCTGCTGTTGCTGCACCATGTTAACTTAGATTCTGCCTCAATGCATGATTGGAAGGTTCGATCGCAGCACTATCTCTTGAAATGGTTGATGCCATCACAGGCTAAAGTTCCTTCAAGATCACCAATAATTCGTGATATACGAACTTCAAGTCCTCTCTGTACTTCCCTAAAATGTGTTCTAATACCATCCGCAAACCGCTTCACATCGAAGCTTGCAGGTGTATCAAGCTCTTCTGCAGCTCCTACAAATCCAGAAGCAATCCTTGTTTGGACTTCCATCAATTTCTGTCCTGTTGCTACTATGTATCTTTGCAGCTGAAATGTTTCTTCAAGAAATTGCTCTAGCATCTTAGTTTCTTCCTTCGTTTTTCGTGTAACTGAACTTCCGCAATTTACATTCAGGTTCTTCTCATGCTGCATATCACGCACACACAAAAAAAGAAATGTAGCATAGATAATTTGACAAATTAAGCTACAAAGATGTTCTCCTACTTAGTTAGGACGTACCATCCGCTTGCATAGATCATCAATTTTCGTCTGAAGGGACTCGTAACGAGCAACTTGTTTATTCAATAAAGACATCAATGCATAAAATCCTCCATATCGTTCATTATCATTGTTTTCACTATTTCCAGGACGTTCTTGCTTTCCTATCAACCTCTCGAGCATGATAAATTGCTGATTCAGCCTCTTGATTTTGTATGAAACTCCAAGAGCATGCAAATCCATTTTCCATAAAGATTTCTTCTTCTTAATATCACTATCACCTTCTGAAGTTGATGATGTTACACCATTCTGAGCATCCTCAGTACTGAAGTGTTCTTCCCTAGAACTAGCATTCATATTTGAGGCTCCATTCTGTAGAGTCAAAATTATGTCTTTTTGGGGGTTATTTGTTCTGGTGTCAACTTTTCTTCCATTCTTTACCTTTTGAGATATTTCCTCAGGATTGTTCTTTGTTTCTTGCTCTTTCTCTCCTTGTTTTGTCTTTATAACTGCTACATTGGACCAAACTGTATGATTGGCTAAGCCCTGGTCTTTTGGACAAGCATTTGCATTGGACTTTTGGGAATCAAGAAAATACTCAGCTAGTTGCTGCCTGAGGGATTGTAATTCTACTTCTCGATTCAATAGCAATCCATCTAACTTCATATTTTCTTGCCGGAGCTGAACTAGATCATGATCCAGCACTTCAATATGCGACTGTAACCTCTTTGATTCCAGTTCCATACTGAGCAGGCGCCAACGGAAAGCTTCTAACTTCTCATCTTTGAGTCTCAATTGTTCAGCAAAAGCATCAAGCTCCATATGATGCCTCTGATCAACTGCAATACTGTATTTTTCAGCCTCTGATCGAACCCAATTCTCTAAGTCCTCAACATCATTCGTGAGTACTGCATAAAAAGATTGAAGTGAATACATAAAACAGCATAAAACAAAAAGAATGAGAACTCCATATATTAAAATTCTGAAGGAAACAAGAGATGTAGTCTTACTTTCTTGAGTCTCCTCAGTAAAGAATCTATCAGAAATATGAGAAAATAGTTCTGGCTCTTTTGTACACTCAGGCTGCTCATCGATAAGATAATCCGTCTTTTGTGATCTGCTTTTTCCAGTCTCCAACTTTGGATTCATACGTTTGTAGAGCATACTTTTTAATGAATGTCTCTCATACCTAGACTCAGAAGCTGATTTCCATCTCTCCATCTCTAGTTCAGCTTGTTTTTTCTTGGCTTTTGATAATTTGATCTCTTTTAAAAGCATTTGTTTCTCTGCTGTGTCCAATTTGGATTTCCTAAGCATAGCTGACAATATTTGATCTTTCTGGTCCAAGTCCTTGCGCATTTTAACCAGCTCCATGGATAGTTTTTGAGTCATCAAGATCGACTTCTCCTTTTGCTCCAGCGCGGTATTAAGCTCTTGCTTCGCTGCTTCAGCTTGTCTGAGGGCGCGCCCCATCTCCGCCTCAAGCTGCCGTTGATTAGACACCAGTTCAATGAATGCAGTCTTGTGTTTAGAGATCTCATTAGAATGCCTCTGAGCATCAAAGTTTGCATTGTTTCTCAATTCTTCTGCTAAAGCTTCAGcctttttcatcttttcttcaaAATCATAATTCCTTTTCCCTTCTTCCTCTATGATTTTATCTTTTGACTGCAACATTACATTGCTCTCCTCCAACTTGTTATTCAAATCAGCAATAATTATATCCTTTTGCTTTTCAAGAACTCTCAATTCATTCATAAAAGCACCAATTTGCTGCCTAAGTTTCTTCCTCTCATTGAACCAACACTGTTCTTGTGCAGCATATATACCAACAACTTTCTCATTAGCTTTTGCATCTTCCTTTCTTAAGCTCTTCAGTTCTTCAACTTTTTTCTGTGCATTCTCAAGTTTAAGTAATAACTCAGACTCTTCATCCTTGAGACAGGAATTTGAGACACCCTTTTCTTCCATTAATCAAATTATGTTCTCTTCCTTAACAAAAAGTTTCAGAAAGAAGAATACATCATCAGTGCATTTGGTTTTTTTAAGTTTGAAACATAAACCACTCCTTTATTATCATTTCATAAGTTGCTTCTCAACTGGGATTTTAGGGGGAAAACAGTGGCGGAGGCACGAATTTTACCAAGGGGTGTCAACATCTAAAAAagtaaacacaaaaagaaaataaggGGAGTCAACATATAATATttatacataaaaataatttatttaccTAGCAAAACAGCGCTACGGGTGTCGCCCCTTAGCATAAGGTGGCTCCGCCACAGGAAAAcgggaaattgaaaaaaaaaaggttatTGTAGAGATAATGGAAGAGGGAGAAATAAGATCCCAAATTACATTTTTAGTTCAAGAGGTGGAAGACCATAAGACATGATAAGATGAAAGAGACAAGAACTTCTTGTGGTCCAGCTAAATATTTGaagtaaattaaaaaaaagaaggaaaagaatggTCTTATCATCATGTATCAAGAATCTGAAATGACATTCTTAAAAAGCTAACACTAAACAGGTTACAATGCAGAAATTTTACTATAACTTAAAAATTCAAGAAACAGAAACTTACAAAGAGTGAGCTCAAGATTTCTTCAGCTGACAAACAAAAGAACCCCACAATTCTGAGCTAATAATATTGATGAATTATAGGACTAAGAATTCCAGCTTTTAAGCATGAGGGAGAAGTCAGTCACAAGGAAAACAGCAGAGTTTGGTACCATTTCTGTTATCCAAATGTATAAGTTGACAGAAAATGCCAAAGGCATGGACTTTACACTTGTTATATGTCTGCAAAATTAGTTAAAAAGCTCTGCCGCTATAACCGAGtaaaaggagagaaaaaaaaaaatcaagaattcTGTTCCCTGGTTTTCAGTGAAAAAAGCTGACCCATAAAAGCCCCACTTTCGCtactcctttatttatttttttgtttttcctttatttattttttcttgcgTTATGGCCACTGAAATAGAGGAAGCAAAAAAGCTAGATTCCTGGGGAAACTTGTCActattaatatttaatattacTAAGAAAATTAAAGgtcaaattaaattaaataaaagtaCATCTCTATCTAGCTTGCAGGCCCACGAAATATTGAATCTTGCCAGGGTGTCTTGGTTGTACATACTACATACATGTATTTCAACATTTGCAATTTTTATATTTCTTATTAATTTCTGcaccaaaacaaaaaaacaaaatctttCTTATTATTATCTTTTTCCTGACCCTTTTATATTTGAACTTAGGGGACGTTTGGTTAGGAACCAAgtttttttaagattaattatTCCGGGATTAGTTATTTCGGAATTGTTATTCCCCCTCCTATAGGGATAAAAATAACTACAATCCTGGGACAACTAATCCTAGAATGATTTATATTGCGATTTTATCTCAATAAAATatgggataaacttacctcaaatTTAATTTCGGTATTAATTATCCAGTACCAAACAAGCCCTTAGTACCTAAAATTATGTCCTGTAAAAAATTAGTCAGAGATTCAAGACCGAAGCTTGAAAATGAAGAAACTCCTAATATGAAACATTTTTCTTTTGGGGGACATGCAAATTCAAATTAATCGTGCTAGTAAATTTCGAATATAGAAGCATGACGCAAAACAAAAAACACTCCGAAAACATTTTCCTTAACTTCGATTAATCAAGTAGGTATGCTTTGGAAGACTGACTTTAATATGTCACCCACTCTAATAAATCTAGGTTGTCTGTTACTTCTACTAATATATACTCCATCCAatccacaataagtgatcaatttgcttTTGGCATGGTCATTAAAATATACTAAATTCT
This sequence is a window from Nicotiana sylvestris chromosome 3, ASM39365v2, whole genome shotgun sequence. Protein-coding genes within it:
- the LOC104231347 gene encoding uncharacterized protein, whose amino-acid sequence is MEEKGVSNSCLKDEESELLLKLENAQKKVEELKSLRKEDAKANEKVVGIYAAQEQCWFNERKKLRQQIGAFMNELRVLEKQKDIIIADLNNKLEESNVMLQSKDKIIEEEGKRNYDFEEKMKKAEALAEELRNNANFDAQRHSNEISKHKTAFIELVSNQRQLEAEMGRALRQAEAAKQELNTALEQKEKSILMTQKLSMELVKMRKDLDQKDQILSAMLRKSKLDTAEKQMLLKEIKLSKAKKKQAELEMERWKSASESRYERHSLKSMLYKRMNPKLETGKSRSQKTDYLIDEQPECTKEPELFSHISDRFFTEETQEILTNDVEDLENWVRSEAEKYSIAVDQRHHMELDAFAEQLRLKDEKLEAFRWRLLSMELESKRLQSHIEVLDHDLVQLRQENMKLDGLLLNREVELQSLRQQLAEYFLDSQKSNANACPKDQGLANHTVWSNVAVIKTKQGEKEQETKNNPEEISQKVKNGRKVDTRTNNPQKDIILTLQNGASNMNASSREEHFSTEDAQNGVTSSTSEGDSDIKKKKSLWKMDLHALGVSYKIKRLNQQFIMLERLIGKQERPGNSENNDNERYGGFYALMSLLNKQVARYESLQTKIDDLCKRMHEKNLNVNCGSSVTRKTKEETKMLEQFLEETFQLQRYIVATGQKLMEVQTRIASGFVGAAEELDTPASFDVKRFADGIRTHFREVQRGLEVRISRIIGDLEGTLACDGINHFKR